One window from the genome of Paramisgurnus dabryanus chromosome 24, PD_genome_1.1, whole genome shotgun sequence encodes:
- the LOC135741081 gene encoding complement factor H-related protein 2-like, which yields MKFCLIFHLLMVILMIKTNAEEVICQEQELNNVQILMGHPGISPPYTSGHVLVFKCTDVNMKLYGHRAIECQSDGNWENPYPQCQVKDCEPPPNMAHKNADTLDLLDRRKTEYKSGEKMKYTCLATYKMEGDPHLTCVEGKWKGNFTCIEPCLASQEEMDKRNIKLRRSRIERLYIPHEDHMTFVCKRGKSPKRSSVEFRQQCLYGKMTFPECE from the exons aagtcATCTGTCAGGAGCAGGAACTCAATAATGTTCAGATTTTAATGGGACATCCAGGGATCAGTCCACCTTATACATCTGGACATGTCTTAGTTTTCAAATGCACTGATGTCAACATGAAGTTGTACGGCCACCGGGCCATTGAATGCCAGTCAGATGGAAACTGGGAAAACCCATATCCACAATGTCAAG tgaaagATTGTGAGCCACCACCAAATATGGCGCATAAGAACGCAGATACATTAGACTTGCTGGATCGAAGAAAGACTGAATACAAGTCAGGGGAGAAAATGAAATACACCTGCCTTGCTACATACAAAATGGAGGGTGATCCCCACTTGACCTGTGTAGAAGGCAAATGGAAAGGGAATTTTACATGTATAG AACCGTGTTTAGCATCTCAGGAGGAAATGGATAAAAGGAACATAAAACTGAGAAGAAGTCGAATAGAAAGACTGTACATTCCACATGAGGATCACATGACCTTTGTGTGTAAGAGGGGAAAATCTCCAAAAAGAAGCAGTGTTGAATTTAGACAACAGTGTCTATATGGCAAGATGACTTTCCCTGAGTGTGAATGA